From Armatimonadota bacterium, a single genomic window includes:
- a CDS encoding HAD-IA family hydrolase, which produces MNLFFDLDGTLTDPKDGIVRSINFALSKFDLPVFEPSSLERFIGPPLMDTFQVLLDTDDRATLMQAVTWYRERYVVKGYLENHVYEGIPELLSSLQPNHRLFVATSKRQDIAANVLTHFRLASFFTAIYGCDVDLSKADLLKQILHEQSINPPGCIMIGDRKHDIEAARANDISSMAVLWGYGSHEELISADYIASTPSEVSSLIYSTLSAR; this is translated from the coding sequence TTGAACTTATTCTTTGACCTTGACGGCACACTAACGGACCCCAAAGACGGTATTGTAAGATCAATCAACTTTGCGCTCAGCAAGTTCGATCTGCCGGTTTTTGAGCCTTCATCACTGGAGCGCTTTATAGGCCCGCCGCTCATGGACACATTTCAAGTTTTGCTCGATACTGATGACCGCGCAACTCTAATGCAGGCCGTGACCTGGTATCGGGAGAGGTATGTGGTCAAGGGCTATCTGGAGAATCACGTATACGAGGGCATTCCTGAGCTTTTATCGAGTCTGCAGCCTAACCATCGCCTGTTTGTCGCAACCTCAAAGCGGCAGGATATTGCGGCAAATGTGCTTACTCATTTCCGGCTTGCATCGTTCTTTACTGCCATATACGGCTGCGATGTGGACCTCTCGAAGGCCGATCTGCTAAAACAAATTCTGCATGAGCAGTCTATCAATCCGCCCGGCTGCATTATGATAGGCGACAGGAAGCACGACATAGAGGCTGCGCGCGCTAATGACATATCGTCAATGGCGGTGTTATGGGGTTACGGATCACATGAAGAACTCATCAGTGCAGATTATATCGCAAGTACCCCGTCTGAAGTGTCAAGTTTGATCTATTCCACTCTTTCAGCCCGCTAG
- a CDS encoding glycerol-3-phosphate dehydrogenase/oxidase codes for MIQDIAERQRAIAQLQENTLDLVIAGGGIVGSGIARDAGLRGLKCALVEQYDIASGTSSKSSRLLHGGLRYLAQGRVELVYEASVEKCIVNRIAPHISAPLGFIFPTYKASLLDQWALWKLRIGVKIYDILCGGRNLGKSRSLTPKKVTALLPDIEKNRLTGGVFYYDGLTNDARLVADTLRSAAKSGTSVLNYCRLISAKPEANVWRLSLADSITGETFELTSKCVVNATGPWEEQFDHSVISLRPTKGVHLVISRKRLPVPDAVVVIEDSRILFAIPWGDRVILGTTDTDYNGRPEDVAVEQEDVDYIIATIGRAFPEIGLSSKDIISAWAGLRPLIADKKGRPSDISRSHLIVSPQPGWWDVGGGKLTTYRLMAEQTVDRIEKYLGRPRTACVTAQQPLLPTEETVGISAIVPPEPSRDLVDHFCKNEWAVHLSDVMVRRAGWAYYCTNADEIKKQVADWMADILGWDDARKQEELAG; via the coding sequence ATGATACAGGATATTGCCGAGCGTCAACGCGCTATTGCACAACTGCAGGAAAACACACTCGATCTGGTTATTGCAGGCGGTGGAATTGTCGGATCCGGTATTGCGCGTGACGCCGGACTTCGTGGACTAAAATGTGCTCTCGTCGAGCAGTATGACATTGCATCAGGCACCAGCAGCAAGTCCAGTCGATTATTGCACGGAGGACTGCGATACCTTGCGCAGGGACGTGTAGAACTCGTTTACGAAGCCAGTGTGGAAAAATGTATAGTAAACAGAATCGCTCCTCATATTTCCGCTCCGCTGGGGTTTATTTTCCCTACGTACAAAGCGTCTTTACTCGACCAGTGGGCACTCTGGAAGTTGCGGATCGGAGTGAAAATATACGATATCCTCTGTGGGGGAAGAAATCTCGGCAAGTCACGTTCGCTCACACCAAAGAAAGTGACTGCTCTGCTGCCCGACATCGAGAAGAACCGGCTCACCGGAGGTGTGTTCTACTATGATGGGCTGACAAATGACGCCCGCCTGGTGGCGGATACGCTGCGCTCGGCGGCAAAATCGGGCACAAGTGTATTAAACTACTGCCGTCTGATCAGCGCGAAGCCTGAAGCTAACGTATGGCGCTTGTCTCTTGCGGACAGCATCACGGGCGAAACATTTGAGCTGACAAGCAAATGTGTGGTCAATGCTACAGGCCCATGGGAAGAGCAATTCGATCATAGCGTAATCAGCCTGCGACCGACGAAAGGCGTTCATCTTGTCATCAGCCGCAAGCGCCTGCCGGTTCCCGATGCGGTAGTGGTTATAGAAGACTCCAGAATCCTCTTTGCGATCCCCTGGGGAGATCGAGTGATCCTTGGTACGACTGATACGGACTATAACGGCAGGCCCGAAGATGTAGCCGTTGAACAAGAAGACGTGGACTATATTATCGCGACGATTGGCCGGGCATTTCCGGAAATCGGACTCAGCAGCAAAGACATTATCAGCGCATGGGCCGGACTGAGGCCGCTCATCGCGGATAAGAAAGGCAGACCGTCGGATATTTCGCGCTCGCACCTGATTGTCTCGCCGCAACCGGGATGGTGGGATGTAGGCGGGGGCAAGCTCACAACCTACCGGCTTATGGCAGAGCAGACAGTCGACCGTATCGAAAAATATCTCGGACGGCCTCGAACGGCGTGTGTGACTGCCCAGCAGCCTCTGCTTCCGACTGAAGAGACCGTCGGCATCAGTGCAATAGTGCCGCCGGAGCCGTCACGCGATCTGGTCGATCACTTCTGCAAAAACGAGTGGGCGGTTCATCTTAGCGACGTAATGGTGCGGCGCGCCGGTTGGGCATACTACTGCACAAATGCGGATGAGATTAAAAAGCAGGTTGCCGATTGGATGGCGGATATACTCGGTTGGGACGATGCGCGTAAGCAGGAAGAGCTAGCGGGCTGA